In Nitrososphaerales archaeon, one genomic interval encodes:
- the pstB gene encoding phosphate ABC transporter ATP-binding protein PstB has protein sequence MEIQKELGSEGVREEELLVQGPSPSRNSVKLETWNLKASFGELQVLKGIDLQIPERKVTAVMGPSGCGKTTFIRCLNRLHELTPGAKVEGEVIIDGTNIYSPKVDPVSVRRKIGMVFQKPNPFPTMSVYDNVAAGLRLNGEKDRKLLDEVVERSLRMAFLWDEVKGELKKSGAALSGGQQQRLCIARTLAVEPEVILMDEPCSALDPTATAKIEEAMVQLKKNYTMVIVTHNMQQAARVADNTAFFYLGELVEFGPTADLFETPKQELTERYITGKFG, from the coding sequence ATGGAAATCCAGAAAGAGCTCGGGTCGGAGGGGGTCAGGGAGGAAGAGCTGCTAGTGCAGGGACCATCCCCATCAAGGAACTCGGTGAAGTTGGAAACGTGGAACCTCAAGGCCAGCTTCGGCGAACTCCAGGTGCTGAAAGGCATCGACCTGCAGATTCCAGAGAGGAAGGTCACCGCTGTCATGGGACCCTCGGGATGCGGGAAGACCACTTTCATCAGATGCCTGAACAGGCTTCACGAACTCACCCCCGGAGCAAAGGTCGAGGGAGAGGTCATCATCGATGGGACGAACATCTACTCCCCGAAGGTGGACCCGGTCTCGGTTCGCCGGAAGATTGGGATGGTCTTCCAAAAGCCCAACCCGTTTCCGACAATGTCTGTCTACGACAACGTGGCTGCCGGACTCAGGCTGAACGGGGAGAAGGACAGGAAACTGTTGGACGAGGTGGTCGAGCGGAGCCTGCGCATGGCGTTCCTGTGGGACGAGGTCAAGGGCGAGCTGAAGAAGTCGGGGGCGGCGCTGTCGGGAGGGCAGCAACAGAGGCTCTGCATTGCAAGGACGCTCGCGGTAGAGCCCGAAGTCATACTCATGGACGAGCCTTGCTCGGCGCTCGACCCCACTGCCACTGCGAAGATCGAGGAGGCGATGGTCCAGCTCAAGAAGAACTATACGATGGTCATAGTCACGCACAACATGCAGCAGGCCGCGCGGGTAGCCGACAACACCGCGTTCTTCTACCTTGGCGAGCTCGTTGAGTTCGGCCCAACTGCGGACTTATTTGAGACACCAAAGCAGGAGCTGACGGAGAGGTACATCACGGGCAAGTTCGGGTGA
- the pstA gene encoding phosphate ABC transporter permease PstA produces the protein MTQDIASLGADRRRLVDRVMTAMVGVAVILALTPLVLIIGDVVIQGAPVLSLSFLTGLPTPVGVPGGGIANALVGSFVMVGIAALIAVPIGVGAGIFFSEWPESRLSFISSFMNDVLAEFPSIVIGIFVYVVIVLTTRTFSALAGAVALSIIMIPIVARTTEESLKIVPVTLREASMALGISRWKTVIRIVISTGKSGLATGILLAVARAAGETAPLLLTALGSTFFATGLFQPTAALPLLIYTYGISPFADWHARAWGAALILVIVMLGLNLTVKLVIGRRYSEMRAEI, from the coding sequence TTGACACAAGATATCGCATCCCTTGGCGCCGATCGGAGGAGGCTCGTCGACAGGGTCATGACTGCCATGGTGGGAGTCGCCGTCATTCTGGCGCTGACTCCGCTCGTCCTCATAATAGGTGACGTCGTCATCCAGGGAGCGCCCGTCCTCAGTCTTTCATTTTTGACGGGCCTGCCGACTCCCGTGGGAGTCCCCGGCGGAGGCATTGCGAACGCTCTGGTCGGGTCTTTCGTCATGGTCGGAATAGCCGCGCTGATAGCCGTGCCAATCGGCGTCGGGGCGGGAATCTTCTTCTCCGAGTGGCCGGAGTCGAGGCTGTCTTTCATTTCGAGCTTCATGAATGATGTGCTTGCCGAGTTCCCTTCGATAGTCATAGGGATATTCGTGTACGTTGTGATCGTGCTCACCACAAGGACGTTCTCCGCCTTGGCAGGCGCTGTGGCCCTCAGCATCATCATGATCCCGATAGTCGCCAGAACCACCGAAGAGTCCCTCAAGATAGTTCCGGTGACCCTGAGGGAGGCCTCGATGGCGCTCGGGATTTCGAGATGGAAGACGGTGATCAGGATTGTGATTAGCACCGGCAAGAGCGGTTTGGCCACTGGCATACTTCTTGCGGTTGCGCGGGCCGCTGGTGAGACCGCACCGCTGCTGCTGACCGCCCTCGGCAGCACCTTCTTCGCGACCGGACTGTTCCAGCCGACAGCGGCGCTGCCTCTCCTGATCTACACCTATGGGATTTCCCCATTTGCAGACTGGCACGCGCGGGCATGGGGTGCGGCACTGATCCTCGTCATCGTCATGCTCGGCCTCAACCTCACGGTCAAACTCGTGATTGGACGGCGGTACTCGGAGATGAGGGCGGAGATCTAG
- the pstC gene encoding phosphate ABC transporter permease subunit PstC: protein MNTSRPDSASGRTRLRGDSVLKAAVATAAVAIIGLLLALGYNLYSGSSLTISKFGFSFLPGTTWDPVHEIFGALPFIYGTIVTSLLALLIGLPISLGVAIFLTEKIKGRRTTRYLLGTLIELLAAVPSVIYGLWGLFFLSPLLRQYVETPLSTYLGFIPIFSGTPFGLDFFTAGVILSIMIIPTVTAVSRDILNAVPNSQREAMYSLGGTNWEVTRKSVLPYARSGIFGATILGLGRAVGETMAVTMVIGNTPRITASLFSGGYTLPAVIANEFTEATSPLYLSALVELGLILFVVALAINVFARFLVWRMTHGVRSRVR from the coding sequence TTGAACACGAGTCGACCCGACTCTGCATCTGGCAGGACAAGGCTCAGGGGAGACTCCGTCCTGAAGGCAGCCGTAGCGACGGCAGCGGTGGCAATCATCGGCCTCCTTCTGGCGCTTGGGTACAACCTATACTCAGGCTCCTCACTAACAATCTCGAAGTTCGGGTTCTCCTTCTTACCGGGAACAACGTGGGACCCCGTGCACGAGATCTTCGGGGCACTTCCTTTCATCTACGGCACCATTGTGACTTCGCTTCTGGCTCTCCTGATTGGCCTCCCGATCAGCCTTGGGGTGGCCATCTTCCTCACGGAGAAGATTAAGGGGAGGAGGACGACGCGGTACCTCCTCGGGACGCTGATAGAGCTCCTCGCGGCCGTACCGAGCGTCATATACGGTCTGTGGGGCCTCTTCTTCCTGAGCCCTCTCCTCCGGCAATATGTGGAGACGCCACTGAGCACATACCTCGGCTTCATCCCAATCTTCTCCGGGACTCCATTCGGCCTCGACTTCTTCACGGCTGGAGTCATACTGTCTATAATGATAATCCCAACTGTCACCGCAGTATCGAGGGACATCTTGAACGCAGTCCCGAACAGCCAGAGGGAGGCGATGTACTCTCTCGGCGGCACGAACTGGGAGGTGACACGGAAGAGCGTCCTCCCCTACGCCAGGTCCGGAATCTTCGGAGCCACGATTCTCGGCCTGGGAAGGGCCGTCGGGGAGACGATGGCCGTGACAATGGTGATCGGCAACACGCCGAGAATTACGGCCTCCCTCTTCTCAGGCGGCTACACTCTCCCGGCCGTCATCGCAAACGAATTTACCGAGGCCACCTCGCCGCTCTACCTCTCCGCCCTCGTCGAACTCGGCCTGATTCTCTTCGTTGTGGCCCTCGCGATCAACGTCTTCGCCAGATTCCTGGTCTGGAGGATGACCCATGGGGTCAGGTCCAGGGTCAGGTGA
- the pstS gene encoding phosphate ABC transporter substrate-binding protein PstS, producing the protein MRIQRNGVSASTIALAVVLVVVVVAAGAYVALSPGAQPTTVTSTLISTTTTTSLTSSVGPTVSLNGAGGTLVFPLMSAWTFAYAQVTSNVQVNYASVGSGAGIAQITAKTVNFGESDAPLTAKQYAALNTTTLLTIPISASAVVPAYNLPGMTNGMKFTGAILAQIFLGNITQWNDAALVAINAGVTLPAHAITVIHRSDGSGTMFAFTNYLSDASAQWKTQVGQGTSVNWPTGLGCKGNEGVAGCISNTQYSIGPLEIAYEIVNKGLISYGSVQNAAGKFILANLTNAQAAVQAGGTAGLPAGSAQWTSVSIINNIYNDTAATNVYPITTFTYALAYQQQTDQTKGAALVNFLWWVVNSAQVAGANLGYVPLPANVVALDDATLNSITYNGTPLHTGS; encoded by the coding sequence ATGAGAATTCAAAGAAACGGTGTGAGCGCTTCAACAATCGCACTCGCAGTCGTCTTGGTCGTGGTCGTCGTAGCGGCGGGGGCGTACGTAGCCCTCAGCCCTGGCGCCCAGCCGACGACGGTGACGAGTACGCTGATTTCAACCACAACAACCACGTCGCTGACTAGCTCCGTGGGACCGACCGTGTCCCTCAACGGCGCCGGTGGAACCCTCGTGTTCCCGCTGATGTCCGCCTGGACATTCGCCTATGCCCAAGTCACATCAAACGTCCAAGTCAACTATGCCAGCGTCGGCAGCGGCGCGGGAATCGCACAAATCACCGCAAAGACCGTCAACTTCGGCGAGAGCGACGCCCCATTGACCGCGAAACAATACGCCGCCCTCAATACGACGACCCTTCTGACCATACCAATATCCGCCAGCGCGGTAGTGCCGGCTTACAACTTACCCGGCATGACCAACGGCATGAAATTCACCGGAGCAATCCTCGCTCAGATATTCCTTGGCAACATCACGCAGTGGAACGACGCTGCGCTCGTGGCCATCAACGCGGGTGTGACACTGCCTGCCCACGCAATCACTGTGATCCACAGGTCGGACGGCAGCGGAACCATGTTCGCCTTTACCAACTACCTCTCCGACGCAAGCGCGCAGTGGAAGACGCAGGTCGGGCAGGGGACCTCTGTCAATTGGCCGACTGGGCTTGGATGCAAGGGCAACGAGGGCGTAGCGGGCTGCATTTCTAACACGCAGTACTCCATAGGCCCTCTTGAAATCGCATACGAGATCGTGAACAAGGGATTGATTTCGTACGGCTCTGTGCAGAACGCAGCTGGCAAGTTCATCCTCGCAAACCTGACCAATGCCCAAGCCGCAGTCCAGGCAGGAGGCACCGCTGGTCTTCCTGCGGGAAGCGCGCAATGGACGAGCGTCTCCATAATCAACAACATATACAACGACACGGCAGCGACGAACGTCTATCCAATCACCACGTTCACCTATGCGCTGGCGTATCAGCAACAGACCGACCAGACAAAGGGCGCCGCACTTGTGAACTTCCTCTGGTGGGTCGTGAACTCCGCACAGGTGGCCGGTGCTAACCTCGGCTATGTGCCACTTCCGGCCAACGTGGTTGCCCTGGACGACGCCACACTCAACTCAATCACCTACAACGGAACGCCACTACACACGGGATCCTAG
- a CDS encoding phosphate uptake regulator PhoU → MEFRKVQVTGGNSFVVSLPKTWVNDVGLKPKDAVAVIIQADSSLLIVPRRDIREAAKSEATIEAIAGSDKDALLRKFISYYLAGYDIIRISVGRSDPSLRNSIREGIRRKLVGVEIIEESSTGILTQCLSGYVDIPLKKALERMSIIAGGMLTDAIGVLHGSGKGLGEEVILRDDEVDRFYHFILRQLNIAVRDRSVIQEIGLGSPRDCLGYRLAAKSAERVADHAASIAAQAENLQTIPEGAIKKVQEMTNAARKVFESSVNALLRLDAKLAEETITKTKDVVQLEEKLSGEILAPRKTGAQVASVKLILEDVRRVAEYGADISEIAIDLTVKEPQVR, encoded by the coding sequence GTGGAATTCAGAAAGGTGCAGGTCACAGGCGGGAATAGCTTTGTCGTTTCGTTGCCCAAGACATGGGTGAACGACGTCGGCCTGAAGCCGAAGGACGCTGTGGCCGTAATAATACAGGCCGATTCGTCGCTGCTGATAGTCCCGAGAAGGGACATCAGGGAGGCGGCGAAGTCGGAGGCGACAATCGAGGCCATTGCGGGCTCGGACAAGGATGCGCTACTCCGTAAGTTCATCTCATACTACTTGGCGGGATACGACATAATCAGGATAAGCGTAGGAAGGTCGGACCCGTCGCTGAGGAATTCGATTCGGGAGGGCATCCGAAGGAAGCTGGTTGGCGTGGAGATCATTGAGGAGTCGTCGACTGGCATCCTGACGCAGTGCCTCTCTGGGTACGTGGACATCCCTCTCAAGAAGGCGCTGGAGCGGATGTCGATTATCGCGGGGGGGATGTTGACCGATGCCATCGGCGTGCTTCATGGGAGCGGTAAGGGACTGGGCGAGGAAGTCATACTGAGAGACGACGAAGTCGATAGGTTCTACCACTTCATACTGAGGCAGCTCAACATCGCAGTCAGGGACAGGTCTGTAATCCAGGAGATAGGGCTAGGCTCCCCGAGGGACTGCTTGGGCTACAGGCTGGCAGCCAAGAGCGCGGAAAGGGTCGCAGACCACGCAGCCTCGATAGCGGCACAGGCGGAGAACTTGCAGACCATCCCGGAGGGTGCGATCAAGAAGGTCCAGGAGATGACAAACGCTGCGCGGAAGGTTTTCGAAAGCTCTGTCAACGCCCTCCTCAGGCTCGACGCTAAGCTGGCGGAGGAGACAATCACCAAGACGAAGGATGTTGTTCAGCTCGAAGAGAAGCTGAGTGGCGAGATCCTCGCGCCAAGGAAGACTGGAGCGCAGGTAGCTTCAGTCAAGCTGATACTCGAGGACGTCAGGCGTGTCGCCGAGTACGGAGCAGACATTTCCGAGATTGCAATCGACCTGACAGTAAAGGAGCCGCAGGTCCGGTAG
- a CDS encoding arsenate reductase ArsC: protein MERTGLILFVCVENAGRSQMAEAFAKRNGLEASSAGTIPSQRVNLEVVEAMKERGIDLSKNVPRMLTMEMIRNAALVVTMRCSVEDVCPRPMLARMQKKLAEWHLDDPKGKPLGEVRRIRDEIEERVKALANVRS from the coding sequence ATGGAACGGACTGGCCTGATACTGTTCGTCTGCGTCGAGAATGCGGGCCGAAGCCAGATGGCCGAGGCGTTCGCGAAGAGGAATGGGCTGGAAGCCTCGAGCGCGGGCACGATTCCTAGCCAGAGGGTCAACCTTGAGGTCGTGGAAGCCATGAAGGAGAGGGGGATCGATCTATCGAAGAACGTCCCTAGGATGCTCACCATGGAAATGATAAGGAATGCAGCCCTTGTCGTGACAATGAGATGCTCGGTTGAAGATGTCTGCCCCCGACCCATGCTCGCCAGGATGCAGAAGAAGCTGGCGGAGTGGCATCTTGACGACCCGAAGGGGAAACCCTTGGGCGAAGTGCGGAGAATCAGGGACGAGATAGAAGAGAGGGTGAAGGCGCTGGCGAATGTGCGCTCCTAA
- a CDS encoding potassium-transporting ATPase subunit C → MADTTRGRNEVRVRPLVAMALVSLLLCGLFFPLLITGIAQVALPYQANGEVVQLDGRPVGSALIAQGFNQSIFFQPRNDSASGVDPDITVQDAYSQIPRISSASGIPASTLQQLVDQNTDGQSRVFGEPYVNVLTLNLALINAYPSVYGQFR, encoded by the coding sequence ATGGCCGACACAACCCGTGGCAGAAACGAAGTCAGAGTCAGACCACTCGTAGCGATGGCTTTGGTCTCGCTACTGCTCTGCGGCCTCTTCTTCCCGCTTCTGATAACGGGCATCGCCCAAGTCGCTCTCCCGTACCAGGCGAACGGCGAGGTCGTTCAGCTTGACGGTCGTCCCGTGGGCTCCGCTCTGATCGCCCAGGGCTTCAACCAGTCAATCTTCTTCCAACCGAGGAACGACTCGGCGTCTGGCGTGGACCCTGACATCACTGTCCAGGACGCATACTCCCAGATTCCACGAATCAGCAGTGCGTCGGGCATTCCCGCCAGCACGCTCCAACAGCTGGTGGATCAGAACACGGACGGACAATCGAGGGTCTTCGGAGAACCATACGTCAACGTCCTGACGCTGAATCTTGCACTGATCAACGCCTACCCATCAGTTTACGGCCAGTTCCGATAG